A region from the Geobacter benzoatilyticus genome encodes:
- a CDS encoding 4Fe-4S dicluster domain-containing protein, whose protein sequence is MTNSAQTIDPALYAAATDAVRAEAKKVLESGAVSAVVGWQAGRRPGTAMPAIVTDPARVNDLIFSPACVNNLALYLTKAKKEIRAKGRIAIVAKGCDLKALVGLMGENQLRRDDLHVIGVACAGVHGANVDRTLPLSEATIARKCRECAVHTPEGADAIVGTLPELHRFTPTESEELARLEAMAPAERWKFWKEHFSHCIRCYACRQVCPFCYCEQCMCDRNRPQAVETTPRPAGNMAWHIVRAMHLAGRCAGCAECERACPMDIPLNLLNRKMAKELKELYGFEAGLEVKDKGPLAEYREDDDQSFIK, encoded by the coding sequence ATGACGAACAGCGCACAAACAATCGACCCTGCCCTCTACGCCGCCGCCACCGACGCTGTTAGGGCCGAGGCAAAAAAGGTTCTCGAATCAGGCGCCGTTTCGGCTGTGGTGGGGTGGCAGGCGGGTCGCCGCCCCGGCACCGCCATGCCGGCCATCGTTACCGACCCCGCGAGGGTGAACGATCTCATCTTTTCCCCGGCCTGCGTCAACAACCTGGCCCTCTACCTCACGAAGGCCAAAAAGGAGATCAGAGCCAAGGGACGGATAGCCATCGTGGCCAAGGGGTGCGACCTCAAAGCCCTCGTGGGGCTCATGGGGGAAAACCAGCTCAGGCGCGACGACCTCCATGTGATTGGCGTAGCCTGCGCCGGGGTGCACGGAGCAAACGTCGATCGCACGCTCCCCCTTTCGGAAGCGACCATCGCCAGAAAGTGCCGGGAGTGCGCGGTGCACACCCCCGAAGGGGCGGATGCCATCGTCGGCACCCTGCCTGAGCTTCACCGCTTCACGCCAACGGAATCCGAGGAGCTGGCCCGGCTTGAAGCCATGGCCCCGGCAGAGCGGTGGAAATTCTGGAAGGAGCACTTTTCCCACTGCATCCGCTGCTATGCCTGCCGCCAGGTGTGCCCCTTCTGTTATTGCGAGCAGTGCATGTGCGACCGCAACCGTCCCCAGGCGGTGGAAACCACCCCCCGACCGGCGGGGAACATGGCCTGGCACATCGTCCGCGCCATGCACCTGGCCGGCCGCTGCGCCGGCTGTGCCGAGTGCGAGCGGGCCTGTCCCATGGATATTCCCCTCAATCTCCTGAACCGTAAGATGGCGAAGGAACTGAAGGAACTCTACGGGTTCGAGGCGGGGTTAGAGGTAAAAGATAAGGGGCCCCTGGCCGAGTACCGGGAAGACGACGACCAGAGTTTTATCAAGTGA
- a CDS encoding RluA family pseudouridine synthase codes for MEERYEFIAPGDGEPGRLDQFVARSIEGMTRSTVQRLMDEGRVTVDGKVEKPSLKLRGGECIVVVVPPPVPALPEAEEIPLEILHEDGDLVVLNKPAGMVVHPGAGTPGGTLVNALLAHCDDLSGIGGEIRPGIVHRIDKDTTGVLVVAKNDRSHEGLARQFREHTIKRIYLALVFGSPKTETGRIEGAIGRHPTDRLRMSGKAKHGKHAVTHWKVLARYPGMTLLRLRLETGRTHQIRVHLSEAGHPLVGDEVYGGAGRANDLRDPVLKKLVRELGRQALHAKTLGFIHPASGGYMEFDTELPEDMARIITYLEQQGA; via the coding sequence ATGGAAGAAAGATACGAATTCATTGCTCCCGGTGACGGGGAACCTGGCCGGCTCGATCAGTTTGTTGCCCGTTCCATTGAAGGGATGACCCGGTCCACGGTGCAGCGCCTCATGGACGAGGGGCGGGTGACGGTGGACGGCAAGGTGGAAAAGCCGTCCCTGAAGCTGCGGGGGGGGGAGTGCATCGTCGTTGTGGTGCCGCCGCCGGTGCCTGCGCTACCCGAGGCGGAGGAAATACCCCTGGAGATTCTCCACGAGGATGGCGACCTTGTGGTCCTCAACAAGCCGGCCGGAATGGTGGTCCATCCGGGTGCGGGCACCCCCGGCGGAACGCTGGTGAATGCGCTCCTCGCCCACTGTGACGACCTGTCGGGGATCGGCGGCGAGATCCGCCCCGGCATCGTCCATCGCATCGATAAGGATACCACCGGCGTCCTGGTGGTGGCCAAGAACGACCGCTCCCACGAGGGGCTTGCCCGCCAGTTCCGGGAGCATACCATCAAGAGGATCTACCTGGCCCTGGTCTTCGGCTCGCCGAAAACCGAGACGGGTCGCATCGAAGGGGCCATCGGCCGCCACCCCACTGACCGCCTGCGGATGTCGGGAAAGGCGAAACACGGCAAACATGCCGTTACCCACTGGAAGGTCCTTGCCCGTTATCCGGGGATGACCCTCTTGCGGTTGCGGCTGGAGACGGGGCGGACCCACCAGATCAGGGTCCATCTGTCAGAGGCGGGACATCCCCTGGTGGGTGACGAAGTCTACGGAGGCGCCGGCCGGGCCAACGACCTGCGGGACCCGGTGCTGAAAAAGCTCGTCCGGGAGCTGGGGCGCCAGGCACTCCACGCCAAGACCCTCGGCTTCATCCACCCGGCCAGCGGCGGTTACATGGAATTCGACACGGAACTTCCCGAGGATATGGCTCGAATCATCACTTATCTTGAACAGCAAGGAGCATAG
- a CDS encoding hydrogenase iron-sulfur subunit encodes MVHDVKTKHEFEPKIVAFVCTWCTYAGADLAGTSRMQYPANVRVVKFPCTGRIDPVFIIRAFQKGADGVLVSGCHPGDCHYMAGNFHARRRFAAFRALLDFVGVDLQRLQFSWVSAAEGGKWVEVATELTERVRALGPMREFKELEAEEQWSGVIDTPELKEAYNTIP; translated from the coding sequence ATGGTGCACGATGTAAAAACCAAGCACGAATTCGAACCGAAGATTGTCGCCTTTGTCTGCACCTGGTGCACCTACGCCGGGGCGGATCTCGCGGGGACGAGCCGGATGCAGTACCCGGCCAACGTCCGGGTAGTTAAGTTCCCCTGCACCGGCCGCATCGACCCGGTTTTTATCATCAGAGCTTTCCAGAAGGGGGCCGACGGGGTGCTGGTCTCCGGGTGCCACCCCGGCGACTGCCACTATATGGCGGGGAATTTCCACGCCCGGCGCCGCTTCGCCGCCTTCCGGGCACTCCTCGACTTCGTCGGCGTGGACCTCCAGCGGCTCCAGTTCTCCTGGGTCTCCGCCGCCGAGGGGGGGAAGTGGGTGGAGGTGGCCACGGAGCTCACCGAACGGGTCCGGGCACTGGGGCCCATGCGGGAGTTCAAGGAGTTGGAGGCGGAGGAGCAGTGGTCCGGGGTCATCGACACGCCTGAACTGAAGGAAGCGTATAACACAATCCCGTAG
- a CDS encoding 4Fe-4S dicluster domain-containing protein gives MPITITEQNLRLLIDTLVKAGTRVVGPKAAGTMTLYEPLSAGEELNLGGLPRRSAKETFFPLCETILTYEREKEGVRVTDVDPGSVPETLLIGARPCDAAAAPVLDAVFSWDYKDEFFLERRRKTTIIGLACTRADDACFCTAVGLSPADTRGSDLFLTPLKDGGYRCDAITGKGEALLAAHAALFADGDGTPAPLAEPSPGAMDLDKIRGWLDTHFEDPLWEEIAERCAGCGACAFLCPACHCFDIVDEGGEAKGARRKSWDACGFGKFTNHASGHNPRDVQPQRYRNRIMHKFKYYVDKFDQRLCTGCGRCIRACPVGIDIAAVLEEINSKGVE, from the coding sequence ATGCCAATAACCATCACCGAACAGAACCTCCGACTCCTCATCGACACCCTGGTCAAGGCAGGCACCCGCGTTGTGGGCCCCAAGGCCGCCGGCACCATGACCCTCTACGAGCCGCTCTCCGCTGGTGAAGAGCTGAATCTCGGGGGACTTCCCCGCCGCTCCGCCAAGGAGACCTTCTTTCCCCTCTGCGAGACCATCCTCACCTACGAGCGGGAGAAAGAGGGGGTGCGGGTCACCGATGTTGATCCCGGCTCCGTTCCCGAGACGCTGCTGATCGGCGCCCGTCCCTGCGACGCAGCCGCCGCGCCGGTTCTGGATGCGGTCTTTTCCTGGGACTACAAGGACGAATTCTTCCTGGAGCGCCGGCGCAAAACTACCATCATCGGCCTGGCCTGCACGAGAGCCGACGATGCCTGTTTCTGCACAGCAGTGGGGCTCTCCCCGGCCGACACCAGGGGGAGCGATCTGTTCCTCACTCCCCTGAAAGACGGCGGCTACCGCTGCGACGCCATCACCGGCAAGGGTGAAGCGCTCCTCGCCGCCCACGCCGCACTCTTTGCCGATGGCGACGGCACCCCCGCCCCCCTGGCGGAGCCAAGCCCCGGGGCGATGGATCTGGACAAAATCAGGGGCTGGCTCGACACCCACTTCGAAGATCCCCTCTGGGAAGAAATCGCCGAGCGGTGCGCCGGCTGCGGCGCCTGCGCGTTCCTCTGCCCCGCCTGCCACTGCTTCGACATCGTGGACGAGGGGGGCGAAGCGAAGGGGGCACGAAGAAAATCCTGGGATGCCTGCGGCTTCGGCAAGTTCACCAACCACGCCTCGGGCCACAATCCCCGGGACGTGCAGCCCCAGCGCTACCGCAACCGGATCATGCACAAATTCAAGTACTACGTGGACAAGTTCGACCAGCGTCTCTGCACCGGCTGCGGCAGGTGCATCCGGGCCTGCCCCGTTGGAATCGACATCGCGGCGGTTTTAGAAGAAATCAACTCAAAAGGCGTGGAATAA
- a CDS encoding sensor histidine kinase translates to MQNHAVSKYTTISSGILLGAIGYVVNWLNPPLFFGVNIFFGSFFVMLALFRYGTGAGVLAAALAGSYSLISWHHPLGMLIAVSEALAVGLMLRRSRNIVLLDTLYWFCLGMPFYLLYHVVAQTDLALATLLTLKHGVNGIFNALAATLLFQFANLSQSFRRPGEPSPSFQHILATSMVAAILIPGIGYVVLEIKRDIALEEQRIQQRLHSTSILTRQMIETWLADKIHDVKTLASQVGDPQIVPAATIQKKAELIKALSPHFLKMSVQNDRAISIAFVPERDEQGRPNTGRDYSAMPYHRIVRETLRPAISDIDYGTITKGPRLALFAPIVLNGEFRGYCTGVIEMPRLTEQLRIIGSNRAVDITLLDRKGQIITSTDPNRRLMELLNPLQGNERKTLPDGFYQLIPRLKRASDLQRWQLASVGMDSRLNANVPWTIVITTPMKPFLDRLENNASRGFALLLVLIVFSVATAQAASAAFIRPIAELEKMSETLPMDVIQNKEIQWPKSGIREIAGLIGNVRQMASTLQSYVHELQTLNESLERRVAERTEDIRRLNEELEERVAERTSQLKSALLHMESFSYSISHDLRAPLRAVNGYAHILLEDFGQAIPEEAQRYLKQISGNGTRMAALIDDLLTFSRLSRLPLNRETMEPATVVRDALEELERERAGRTVQVTVGELPPCLADPSLIRQVFTNLLSNAFKYSRKRDDARIEVGSFQKEGTTVYFVRDNGDGFNMAYADKLFGVFQRLHRSEDFEGTGVGLAIAHNIVTRHGGSIWAEGTPGEGATFFFTVTS, encoded by the coding sequence ATGCAGAATCACGCCGTATCGAAATACACCACCATATCCTCAGGCATCCTCCTTGGTGCCATCGGGTACGTCGTGAACTGGCTGAACCCGCCCCTCTTCTTTGGCGTCAATATTTTCTTCGGCTCCTTCTTCGTCATGCTCGCCCTGTTCCGTTACGGGACGGGTGCCGGTGTGCTGGCCGCAGCCCTGGCGGGGAGCTACAGCCTGATCTCCTGGCACCACCCGCTGGGAATGCTGATTGCCGTAAGCGAGGCGCTGGCGGTCGGGCTGATGCTGAGGCGGTCCCGCAATATCGTCCTACTCGACACGCTCTACTGGTTCTGCCTCGGCATGCCCTTTTACCTCCTTTACCATGTGGTGGCCCAAACCGACCTTGCACTGGCCACCCTGCTGACCCTCAAGCATGGCGTCAACGGCATCTTCAATGCACTTGCCGCAACTCTTCTGTTTCAATTTGCCAATCTTTCGCAATCTTTCAGGCGCCCCGGCGAACCGTCCCCCAGCTTTCAGCACATCCTCGCAACATCCATGGTGGCAGCCATCCTTATTCCGGGCATCGGCTACGTCGTCCTGGAAATCAAACGGGACATCGCCCTTGAAGAGCAGCGGATTCAGCAGAGGCTGCACTCCACTTCGATTCTGACCCGGCAGATGATTGAAACCTGGCTCGCCGACAAAATCCACGATGTAAAGACCCTGGCATCACAGGTTGGCGACCCCCAGATCGTCCCGGCCGCCACCATCCAGAAAAAAGCCGAGCTGATAAAAGCGCTGTCACCCCATTTCCTGAAGATGTCGGTCCAGAACGACAGAGCCATCTCCATAGCCTTTGTACCGGAGCGGGACGAGCAGGGACGCCCGAACACGGGAAGGGATTACTCCGCTATGCCCTACCATCGCATCGTGCGGGAGACCCTCAGGCCGGCAATATCGGACATTGACTACGGCACCATAACTAAAGGGCCGCGTCTGGCCCTCTTCGCGCCAATCGTTCTCAACGGTGAATTTCGCGGCTACTGTACCGGAGTCATCGAGATGCCGCGATTGACGGAACAGTTGCGCATAATCGGAAGCAATCGGGCCGTAGACATAACCCTCCTGGACCGGAAAGGGCAGATCATCACCAGCACCGATCCCAACAGGAGATTGATGGAACTCCTGAACCCTCTCCAAGGAAATGAGCGCAAAACCCTGCCGGACGGATTCTATCAACTCATCCCACGCCTCAAGAGGGCAAGCGACCTTCAACGCTGGCAGCTGGCATCCGTGGGCATGGACTCTCGCCTCAATGCGAACGTGCCGTGGACTATCGTCATCACCACCCCAATGAAACCATTTCTGGACAGGCTGGAGAACAACGCCAGCCGCGGCTTTGCCCTGCTCCTCGTTCTGATTGTCTTCTCCGTCGCCACTGCCCAGGCTGCCAGCGCAGCGTTCATCCGCCCCATCGCTGAACTGGAAAAGATGTCCGAAACGCTCCCCATGGACGTCATACAGAACAAGGAAATTCAATGGCCCAAAAGCGGCATCCGGGAGATTGCCGGGCTCATCGGCAACGTCCGGCAGATGGCTTCCACGCTCCAGAGCTACGTCCACGAACTGCAAACCCTTAATGAGTCGCTGGAACGGCGGGTGGCCGAGCGAACCGAAGACATCCGCCGCCTTAACGAGGAACTGGAAGAGCGGGTAGCCGAGCGGACATCGCAGCTCAAATCGGCCCTCCTCCACATGGAGTCTTTCTCCTACTCCATCTCCCACGACCTGAGGGCTCCGCTGCGGGCAGTAAACGGCTACGCCCACATTTTGCTGGAAGATTTCGGGCAGGCCATCCCGGAGGAAGCCCAACGGTATCTAAAGCAGATATCCGGCAACGGCACCCGGATGGCTGCTCTCATCGACGATCTGCTGACCTTCTCCCGCCTGAGCCGGCTCCCCCTTAACAGGGAAACCATGGAGCCCGCAACCGTGGTCCGCGACGCACTGGAAGAACTGGAGAGAGAACGGGCGGGACGCACGGTCCAGGTCACGGTTGGAGAGCTCCCCCCCTGCCTGGCCGACCCATCCCTTATCCGGCAGGTTTTCACGAATCTTCTCTCCAATGCGTTCAAATACAGCCGCAAACGGGATGACGCCAGGATAGAGGTGGGGAGTTTCCAAAAGGAAGGGACGACAGTCTATTTCGTAAGGGATAACGGCGACGGCTTCAACATGGCTTACGCCGACAAGCTATTCGGCGTCTTCCAGCGGCTCCACCGCAGCGAGGATTTCGAGGGGACCGGCGTAGGACTTGCCATCGCCCACAATATCGTCACCCGCCACGGGGGGAGCATCTGGGCCGAAGGCACTCCTGGAGAAGGTGCGACCTTCTTCTTCACCGTCACATCATGA
- a CDS encoding FAD/NAD(P)-binding protein: MCDHSKNIYLPQLATITDIVDETPDIRTFRLVFQDEAVRDSFTFRAGQFAEYSAFGAGEATFCIASAPTRPGYIECCFRAVGRVTEALRSLEVGETIGVRGPYGNSFPIEEFFGKNLVFVAGGIALPPLRTLIRQCLDWRDRFGDITIVYGARTESDLVYKRELKEWEERSDVRLVKTVDPGGNSPEWDGKVGFVPAILEDAAPSAGNSIALVCGPPIMIKFTLPMLEKLGFADEAIYTTLENRMKCGLGKCGRCNVGNVYVCKDGPVFTAAQVKAMPQEF, encoded by the coding sequence ATGTGCGACCACAGCAAGAACATCTACCTCCCCCAACTGGCCACCATCACGGATATCGTTGACGAGACCCCCGATATCCGCACCTTCCGGCTCGTGTTCCAGGACGAGGCGGTACGCGACTCCTTCACGTTCCGGGCCGGCCAGTTCGCCGAGTACTCGGCCTTCGGGGCCGGGGAGGCCACCTTCTGCATCGCCTCGGCACCCACCCGCCCAGGCTACATCGAGTGCTGCTTCCGGGCGGTGGGGCGGGTCACCGAGGCGCTCCGCTCCCTGGAGGTGGGAGAGACCATCGGCGTGCGGGGCCCCTACGGCAACTCGTTTCCCATCGAGGAATTTTTTGGGAAGAACCTGGTCTTCGTGGCCGGGGGAATCGCGCTCCCGCCGCTGCGGACCCTCATCCGGCAGTGCCTCGACTGGCGGGACAGGTTCGGCGACATCACCATCGTCTACGGGGCCCGCACCGAATCGGATCTCGTCTACAAGCGTGAGCTGAAGGAATGGGAGGAGCGCAGCGACGTGCGCCTCGTGAAGACCGTGGACCCGGGGGGGAACTCTCCCGAGTGGGACGGCAAGGTGGGCTTCGTGCCGGCAATCCTCGAAGATGCGGCCCCCTCGGCCGGCAATAGCATTGCCCTTGTCTGCGGCCCCCCCATCATGATCAAGTTCACCCTCCCGATGCTGGAGAAGCTGGGCTTTGCCGACGAAGCCATCTACACGACGCTCGAAAACCGGATGAAGTGCGGCCTCGGCAAGTGCGGCCGCTGCAACGTGGGCAATGTCTACGTCTGCAAGGACGGTCCCGTATTCACCGCCGCCCAGGTAAAGGCCATGCCCCAGGAGTTCTGA
- a CDS encoding aminotransferase — translation MKFAISDQIRAVHPPPISEVKGWLAGREPDPARPLIDLCQAVPDYAPARQMVDYLAACLDDPTMAKYSPDEGLPEVREAVCARYGRVYGAGPAPEEVCLTIGASQAFWLAMVTLCRAGDEVIVPLPAYFDHPMALEMLGIRPVWLPFDEERGGVIDPAAVERLITPRTRAILLVSPSNPTGVVTLPDVIHELYALARRRGTALVIDETYSDFIPGGPAPHDLFADPHWGDHLVQIMSFGKTYALTGYRAGCLVASEEFIGHALKAQDTMAVCQPRITQHAILYGVRHLDDWVAENRLMMERRHDLFRSLFAGRGNPFELAASGTFFAWVRHPLKGREGREAARRLAVEAGVISLPGEVFGPGLEPYLRLAFGNIREEEIPGAVERFRSFAV, via the coding sequence ATGAAATTTGCCATTTCCGACCAGATCCGCGCTGTCCACCCACCCCCCATCTCCGAGGTGAAGGGGTGGCTTGCCGGCCGTGAGCCCGACCCGGCGCGCCCCCTGATCGACCTGTGCCAGGCGGTGCCCGACTACGCCCCGGCCCGGCAGATGGTTGACTATCTTGCGGCGTGCCTCGATGATCCGACCATGGCGAAGTATTCCCCCGACGAAGGGCTTCCAGAGGTGCGGGAGGCGGTATGCGCCCGCTACGGCCGGGTTTACGGGGCGGGACCCGCGCCGGAAGAGGTCTGTCTCACCATCGGCGCCAGCCAGGCCTTCTGGCTCGCCATGGTGACCCTCTGCCGGGCCGGTGACGAGGTCATCGTGCCGCTCCCCGCCTACTTCGATCACCCCATGGCCCTGGAGATGCTCGGCATCCGTCCGGTCTGGCTCCCCTTCGACGAGGAACGGGGTGGCGTCATCGATCCGGCGGCGGTGGAGCGGCTCATCACCCCCCGGACCCGGGCGATACTTCTTGTTTCCCCCTCGAACCCCACCGGCGTCGTCACCCTGCCCGACGTAATCCACGAACTCTATGCCCTGGCCCGGCGCCGGGGAACCGCCCTGGTCATCGACGAGACCTACTCCGACTTCATTCCCGGCGGCCCGGCTCCCCATGATCTGTTCGCCGATCCCCACTGGGGTGACCACCTGGTCCAGATCATGTCCTTCGGCAAGACTTATGCGCTAACCGGCTACCGGGCCGGGTGCCTCGTGGCGTCCGAAGAGTTCATCGGCCACGCCCTCAAGGCCCAGGACACCATGGCGGTCTGCCAGCCCCGCATCACCCAGCACGCGATCCTGTATGGGGTCCGCCATCTCGATGACTGGGTCGCGGAAAACCGTCTCATGATGGAGCGGCGCCATGACCTCTTCCGCTCACTTTTCGCGGGGCGGGGGAATCCCTTCGAGCTGGCGGCCAGCGGCACGTTCTTCGCGTGGGTCAGGCACCCGCTCAAGGGAAGGGAGGGGCGGGAGGCGGCCCGTCGGCTTGCTGTGGAGGCCGGCGTCATCTCCCTGCCGGGAGAAGTGTTCGGTCCGGGGCTTGAACCTTATCTGCGGCTTGCCTTCGGCAACATCCGGGAGGAGGAAATCCCGGGGGCGGTGGAGCGGTTCCGGTCGTTTGCCGTCTGA
- a CDS encoding DegQ family serine endoprotease, whose product MQIRRLFIVLFLFLTVLPACSKKEEKLYYETGRAEAPVKEVPKDIMATQQAFVALVKNVTPAVVNISTISRKKIEQPFFEFSPLFEEFFGESRPRYRRDKSLGSGFIINKSGYIITNDHVVRDAESIKVKLSNENIYDGKIVGSDPKTDIAVIKIDAREDLPVAVLADSDKLQVGQWAIAIGNPFGLDRTVTVGVVSATGRSNMGIETYEDFIQTDASINPGNSGGPLLNVHGEVIGINTAIVAAGQGIGFAIPVNMAKQIVTELITKGSVTRGWLGVSIQPVTDELAREFGLGKARGVLVADVMEGSPAAKGGIRQGDILLDFAGTGIKDAQHLQRVVAATAPGKTVPVTVFRGGREMKLSITSASADSAAARKSHPQGGAPDIIGLVVEPLPPELLRRGASGVMAAAVEDGGVAAEAGIRQGDIIVSVNRRSIATPAEYDRAMAEAERKGTAILLVRRGGASIFFSLRLR is encoded by the coding sequence GGACATAATGGCCACTCAGCAGGCCTTTGTGGCGCTGGTGAAAAACGTGACGCCGGCGGTGGTCAATATCTCCACCATCAGCCGAAAGAAAATAGAGCAGCCCTTTTTCGAGTTTTCGCCGCTCTTCGAGGAGTTCTTCGGCGAAAGCCGGCCCCGCTACCGGCGCGACAAGAGCCTCGGCTCCGGCTTCATCATCAACAAAAGCGGTTACATCATAACCAACGACCATGTCGTGCGCGATGCGGAGAGTATCAAGGTCAAGCTCTCCAACGAGAATATTTATGACGGCAAGATCGTGGGGAGCGACCCCAAGACCGATATCGCGGTCATAAAGATCGATGCCAGGGAAGACCTCCCCGTGGCAGTTTTGGCCGATTCGGACAAACTCCAGGTGGGGCAGTGGGCCATCGCCATCGGCAACCCCTTCGGCCTCGACCGAACCGTGACCGTCGGGGTGGTTTCCGCCACCGGCCGCTCCAATATGGGGATAGAGACCTACGAGGACTTTATCCAGACTGATGCCTCCATCAATCCGGGCAACTCGGGGGGGCCGCTCCTGAACGTCCACGGCGAGGTAATCGGCATCAATACCGCCATAGTTGCCGCCGGACAGGGAATAGGTTTCGCAATCCCCGTCAACATGGCCAAGCAGATCGTTACCGAGCTCATCACCAAGGGGAGCGTGACCCGCGGATGGCTTGGCGTATCGATCCAGCCGGTTACCGACGAACTGGCCCGTGAGTTCGGTCTGGGCAAGGCCCGCGGGGTGCTGGTAGCCGACGTGATGGAGGGGAGTCCCGCCGCCAAGGGGGGGATCCGCCAGGGTGATATCCTCCTCGATTTCGCCGGCACCGGGATTAAGGACGCCCAGCACCTCCAGCGGGTTGTTGCCGCAACGGCTCCGGGCAAGACTGTTCCGGTCACGGTGTTCCGCGGCGGGCGCGAGATGAAGCTTTCCATCACCTCTGCCAGCGCCGACAGCGCCGCGGCCCGTAAATCCCATCCCCAGGGGGGCGCGCCGGATATTATCGGCCTGGTTGTGGAGCCCCTGCCGCCGGAACTGCTTCGCCGCGGTGCGTCAGGCGTGATGGCCGCCGCCGTGGAAGATGGAGGAGTTGCCGCCGAGGCCGGCATCCGGCAAGGCGACATAATCGTTTCGGTCAATCGCCGGAGCATTGCAACCCCGGCCGAGTACGACCGCGCCATGGCCGAGGCCGAGCGCAAAGGGACGGCGATTCTCCTGGTGCGCCGGGGCGGCGCCAGCATCTTCTTTTCCCTCCGGTTGCGGTAA
- the pgeF gene encoding peptidoglycan editing factor PgeF gives METKRADKVHYLEPEILTAAGVSVHGFTTRHEGVSRAPYNSLNLGTGTNDSPHSVEGNRSLLTRSFGVETGRLVTVTQVHGTDLLVIDSPNPDYSYFQKLEADGIITNQPGVMIGVCVADCVPVLLLDPVKGVAAALHAGWKGTAAGICRKGVDAFINLFGSEPRDILAAVGPAIGPCCYEVDKPVADAFRADGHDWDAVATIKDTARWQLDLARANALQLGAAGIPERNIETAGQCVSCAPEVFFSYRRDGGETGRQLGFIMLKG, from the coding sequence ATGGAAACGAAACGGGCCGACAAGGTTCACTATCTGGAGCCGGAGATACTGACTGCCGCCGGGGTATCGGTTCATGGGTTCACCACCCGGCACGAAGGGGTTTCGCGCGCGCCCTACAATTCCCTCAACCTGGGGACCGGCACCAACGATTCACCCCATTCCGTGGAAGGGAACCGGAGTCTCCTGACCCGTTCTTTCGGGGTGGAGACGGGGCGCTTGGTGACAGTGACCCAAGTCCACGGCACCGACCTTCTGGTTATCGATTCGCCCAATCCCGATTACTCATACTTCCAGAAGCTGGAGGCCGACGGCATCATCACCAACCAGCCGGGGGTCATGATCGGGGTTTGCGTGGCCGACTGCGTGCCGGTGCTCCTGCTGGACCCGGTGAAAGGGGTGGCGGCGGCGCTTCATGCAGGGTGGAAGGGGACCGCAGCGGGGATCTGCCGCAAGGGGGTGGATGCCTTTATCAATCTTTTCGGTTCCGAGCCCCGGGATATTCTGGCGGCCGTGGGCCCCGCCATCGGCCCCTGCTGCTACGAGGTGGACAAACCGGTTGCCGACGCCTTCCGGGCCGACGGCCATGACTGGGATGCGGTGGCCACCATCAAGGACACGGCCCGGTGGCAGCTGGACCTGGCCAGGGCCAACGCCCTGCAACTGGGGGCGGCCGGCATTCCGGAGCGTAACATTGAAACGGCCGGGCAGTGCGTTTCATGCGCCCCGGAGGTCTTCTTCTCCTACCGCCGCGATGGCGGGGAAACGGGACGGCAGCTGGGCTTCATCATGCTGAAGGGGTAG